In the genome of Populus alba chromosome 11, ASM523922v2, whole genome shotgun sequence, one region contains:
- the LOC118031547 gene encoding uncharacterized protein: MAVAFTNLSWWLWSGKHQEPRISNGSSLNARPDSDLWESSDTLKFPLVQTNVASSSRRVKRKWHSREERKIDREYDVVLVPSDGGCVSGSESDDSDYSIGWLEPHGPEFQSDDDTDNSFAVLVPCYGRVQDNAFEDKKNNLFGAIVNIPDESKKYMEQWLSSVQNI, encoded by the exons atggCTGTGGCATTTACCAATCTTTCATGGTGGTTATGGAGTGGAAAGCATCAGGAACCCAGAATTTCAAACGGGTCTTCTTTAAACGCAAGACCTGACTCGGATTTGTGGGAATCGTCGGATACTCTGAAATTTCCATTGGTTCAGACTAATGTGGCATCCTCCTCTAGAAGGGTTAAGAGAAAATGGCACAGCCGGGAAGAGCGGAAAATTGATAGGGAATATGATGTTGTTCTTGTGCCATCTGATGGTGGCTGTGTTTCAGGGTCAGAGTCTGATGATTCGGATTATTCCATTGGGTGGTTAGAGCCTCATGGACCTGAATTCCAGAGTGATGATGATACGGACAATAGTTTTGCTGTGCTGGTCCCATGTTATGGCCGTGTTCAAGATAATGCCTTTGAGGATAAAAAGAACAATCTGTTTGGTGCTATTGTTAACATTCCAGATG AGAGCAAGAAATACATGGAACAGTGGCTTTCTTCCGTCCAGAACATCTGA